In one Arachis duranensis cultivar V14167 chromosome 9, aradu.V14167.gnm2.J7QH, whole genome shotgun sequence genomic region, the following are encoded:
- the LOC107463819 gene encoding cinnamoyl-CoA reductase 1, which produces MAMAASAAKKKICVTGAGGFLASWVVKFLLSKGYIVHGTVRQPGDEKYAHLMKLEGASENLKLFKADLLSYESVQSAIAGCNAVFHVACPVPSTTSTNPEVEMIEPAVKGTTNVLEASLEAKVERVVYVSSVAAAFMNPNFPNDKVIDESCWSDKDYCRKTNNWYCFSKTEAEEQALDFAKRTGLDVVSICPTLVLGPILRSSIVNASSLVLLKILKGCESLENKHRWIVDVREVADAILLAYEKPEAEGRYICTSHPVKAKDMVEKLKSKYPNYNYPTNFVEVDDHQTKLSSEKLQRLGWRYKPLEETLTDAVESYKEAGLLQSK; this is translated from the exons ATGGCAATGGCAGCTTCTGCagcaaagaagaaaatatgcGTAACTGGTGCAGGAGGTTTCTTAGCTTCTTGGGTTGTTAAGTTTCTTCTTTCCAAAGGATACATCGTTCATGGCACTGTTAGACAACCTG GTGATGAGAAATATGCTCACTTGATGAAGCTTGAGGGAGCTTCTGAGAATCTTAAACTCTTCAAAGCAGATTTGTTGAGTTATGAATCAGTTCAGTCAGCAATTGCTGGATGCAATGCTGTTTTCCATGTTGCTTGCCCTGTGccttcaacaacatcaaccaacCCTGAG GTAGAAATGATTGAGCCTGCCGTCAAGGGAACTACCAATGTGCTCGAAGCTTCTCTTGAAGCTAAAGTGGAACGAGTCGTCTATGTGTCATCTGTAGCCGCTGCTTTCATGAACCCAAATTTTCCAAATGACAAAGTGATTGATGAATCTTGTTGGTCTGATAAAGACTATTGCAGAAAAACCAAT AACTGGTATTGCTTCTCCAAGACAGAGGCTGAAGAGCAGGCCCTAGACTTTGCGAAAAGAACCGGGCTTGATGTGGTGAGCATTTGTCCTACCCTTGTGCTTGGACCCATTTTAAGGTCATCTATTGTGAATGCAAGTAGCTTGGTTCTCCTCAAGATTTTGAAAG GTTGTGAATCATTGGAGAACAAACATCGTTGGATAGTTGATGTGCGAGAAGTAGCCGATGCAATTCTTTTGGCTTATGAAAAGCCTGAAGCAGAAGGGAGATATATATGCACTTCACACCCTGTTAAAGCAAaggatatggtggagaaattgaAGAGTAAATATCCAAACTACAACTACCCTACAAA CTTTGTTGAGGTGGATGATCATCAAACAAAGTTAAGCTCAGAGAAACTACAGAGGCTTGGTTGGAGATACAAGCCATTGGAGGAGACACTCACTGATGCTGTTGAGAGCTATAAAGAAGCTGGTCTCTTGCAATCAAAGTAA